The proteins below come from a single Eucalyptus grandis isolate ANBG69807.140 chromosome 3, ASM1654582v1, whole genome shotgun sequence genomic window:
- the LOC104438538 gene encoding heme oxygenase 1, chloroplastic, giving the protein MALQGKGFVDEMRMVAMKLHTREQAREGEKEVKGPEERSVSKWNPTVDGYLRFLVESKSVYDALEGIVDKPDFPYYAELRNTGLERSERLGKDLEWFKGQGYGIPGPSGPGVNYACYIQELSEKDFPAFLCHFYNFYFAHTAGGRIIGKKVAGKILNNKDLEFYKWDGELKQMLQNLRDKINKITLGWTMEEKNHCLEETERSFKYSGDILRLILSPV; this is encoded by the exons ATGGCATTACAGGGGAAGGGATTTGTGGATGAGATGAGGATGGTGGCGATGAAGCTGCACACCAGAGAGCAggcaagagagggagagaaggaagTGAAGGGGCCAGAGGAGAGGTCGGTCTCCAAGTGGAACCCAACCGTCGATGGGTATCTGAGGTTTCTTGTGGAGAGCAAGTCGGTGTATGATGCACTTGAGGGCATCGTTGACAAGCCTGATTTTCCTTACT ATGCTGAACTGAGGAACACTGGCCTGGAAAGATCAGAGCGATTGGGGAAAGACCTTGAGTGGTTTAAAGGCCAAGGCTATGGAATCCCAGGGCCATCTGGTCCAGGTGTAAACTATGCATGTTATATTCAAGAACTGTCAGAGAAAGACTTTCCTGCCTTTCTCTGCCACTTCTACAATTTTTACTTTGCCCACACCGCCGGCGGCCGAATAATTGGCAAAAAG GTTGCTGGGAAGATACTCAACAACAAGGACTTAGAGTTCTACAAGTGGGACGGAGAACTCAAGCAGATGTTGCAGAATCTGAGggacaaaatcaataaaattactcTG GGCTGGACGATGGAGGAGAAGAATCATTGTTTGGAGGAAACAGAAAGATCTTTCAAGTACTCAGGAGACATCCTTCGTTTGATACTGTCACCGGTGTAA